A window of the Carassius gibelio isolate Cgi1373 ecotype wild population from Czech Republic chromosome B16, carGib1.2-hapl.c, whole genome shotgun sequence genome harbors these coding sequences:
- the LOC127975503 gene encoding DNA-directed RNA polymerase III subunit RPC7-like — MAGRGRGQLTFSVEIVGIGKGENLPPSSVQPTPLFPPLDQKPVPLQTGEEAEYMLALKQEFRGAMKTLPFYIRPAAPKKDVERYSDKYQKIETSDHSLEWKPDWRRFPKELRVREKRPLRDKSPAVPKQPKQPRVDKEEIIRKLETLEQKEEDGSSDEEEGEKKKPQEEEAEGEEEYDEEEFEDETDYIMSYFDNGEEFGGDSDENVDEAIY, encoded by the exons ATGGCAGGAAGGGGCAGAGGGCAGCTCACTTTCTCCGTGGAGATCGTTGGAATCGGCAAAGGAGAAAATCTCCCTCCATCCTCCGTCCAGCCGACCCCTCTATTCCCT CCTTTGGATCAGAAGCCGGTGCCCCTGCAGACGGGTGAGGAGGCTGAGTACATGCTGGCTCTCAAACAAGAGTTCAGAGGAGCCATGAAGACGCTCCCCTTTTACATCCGTCCAGCTGCGCCCAAGAAAG ATGTGGAGCGTTACTCTGACAAATACCAGAAAATTGAAACCTCTGACCACAGTTTGGAATGGAAGCCAG ATTGGAGGCGTTTTCCGAAGGAGCTGCGCGTGAGAGAGAAGAGACCCCTGAGAGACA AGAGCCCAGCTGTTCCCAAACAACCCAAACAGCCACGCGTGGACAAAGAAGAGATCATACGCAAACTGGAG ACTCTGGAGCAGAAAGAGGAAGACGGGAGTTCTGATGAAgaggagggagagaaaaagaaGCCACAAGAGGAAGAGGCTGAAGGAGAGGAAGAGTATGATGAAGAGGAATTTGAGGAT GAAACAGATTACATCATGTCCTACTTTGACAATGGGGAGGAGTTTGGAGGAGACAGTGATGAGAACGTGGATGAAGCGATTTACTGA
- the txnipb gene encoding thioredoxin interacting protein b isoform X2 — protein MGVLTKKPKTFEVQFSDPNKSAYSGGDKVAGRVIVEVAEVVQISAVKLLGIGCAKVDYNKGKMHCRDEIEYMKYEDVLHLDHQPTDADDSIILRPGNRYELMFGFELPQTGCLVSSYVGKFGSVRYYLKAVIEKSGHQYAECKRYFEVEEPIDVNTQELMAPVTGAKLKKVTCMFIPDGSVSVAARIGRKGYCEGEDICIDAQFENSCSRIVVPKAAIFAKHIYRANGRTKEFHEKLTSVRGDHIISGMCDVWQGRVLRVPKLKPTILGCDIIHVDYCLRIYLHIPGSEKLILDLPLVIGTIPYNGMNSRTSSMSSQDGSGTSSTCVSLPSSPPSYSEISRENHIDSSFIPLLDDYDEDDSPIFMHIHALPPPPAYTEQN, from the exons ATGGGTGTACTAACAAAGAAACCCAAGACCTTCGAGGTTCAGTTTAGTGACCCGAACAAGAGCGCGTACAGCGGCGGAGATAAAGTGGCCGGGCGGGTGATCGTGGAGGTGGCGGAGGTGGTGCAGATCTCCGCCGTTAAACTGCTCGGAATCGGATGCGCTAAAGTCGATTATAATAAAGGAAAGATGCACTGCAGGGATGAGATTGAGTACATGAAGTATGAAGACGTTCTTCACCTCGATCACCAGCCAACAG ATGCAGATGACTCCATCATTCTCAGGCCTGGAAACAGATACGAGCTCATGTTTGGGTTTGAACTTCCACAGACAGG GTGCCTTGTTTCCTCCTATGTGGGGAAGTTTGGCTCTGTCCGATACTACTTGAAGGCCGTCATAGAGAAATCAGGCCACCAGTATGCAGAATGCAAGCGATATTTCGAAGTGGAGGAACCCATTGATGTCAACACCCAAGAACTCATG GCCCCAGTTACAGGAGCAAAACTGAAGAAAGTCACCTGCATGTTTATTCCCGACGGCAGTGTTTCTGTGGCCGCTCGCATAGGCCGGAAGGGTTACTGTGAAGGAGAAGACATATGCATCGATGCTCAGTTCGAGAACTCCTGCTCTCGGATCGTCGTTCCTAAAGCCGCCATCTTTGCCAAGCACATTTATCGGGCAAACGGCCGCACCAAAGAGTTTCACGAGAAGCTCACTTCTGTCAGAGGAGACCATATCATCTCTGGCATGTGTGACGTGTGGCAGGGGAGAGTGCTTCGTGTGCCAAAACTGAAGCCAACTATCCTGGGCTGTGACATTATCCACGTTGACTATTGTCTGAGG ATCTACTTGCATATCCCAGGAAGTGAGAAACTCATCCTAGATCTTCCTCTGGTCATCGGGACGATCCCCTACAATGGCATGAACAGTCGCACTAGCAGCATGAGCAGCCAGGACGGCAGTGGCACCTCCAGCACCTGCGTGTCACTTCCGTCTTCTCCACCCAGCTACAGCGAGATCTCCCGGGAAAACCACATTGATAGTTCCTTCATTCCTCTCCTAGATGATTATGACGAGGATGACAGTCCTATATTCATGCACATTCACGCACTCCCCCCTCCCCCAGCATACACTGAG CAAAACTAA
- the txnipb gene encoding thioredoxin interacting protein b isoform X1 produces the protein MGVLTKKPKTFEVQFSDPNKSAYSGGDKVAGRVIVEVAEVVQISAVKLLGIGCAKVDYNKGKMHCRDEIEYMKYEDVLHLDHQPTDADDSIILRPGNRYELMFGFELPQTGCLVSSYVGKFGSVRYYLKAVIEKSGHQYAECKRYFEVEEPIDVNTQELMAPVTGAKLKKVTCMFIPDGSVSVAARIGRKGYCEGEDICIDAQFENSCSRIVVPKAAIFAKHIYRANGRTKEFHEKLTSVRGDHIISGMCDVWQGRVLRVPKLKPTILGCDIIHVDYCLRIYLHIPGSEKLILDLPLVIGTIPYNGMNSRTSSMSSQDGSGTSSTCVSLPSSPPSYSEISRENHIDSSFIPLLDDYDEDDSPIFMHIHALPPPPAYTEVHMHI, from the exons ATGGGTGTACTAACAAAGAAACCCAAGACCTTCGAGGTTCAGTTTAGTGACCCGAACAAGAGCGCGTACAGCGGCGGAGATAAAGTGGCCGGGCGGGTGATCGTGGAGGTGGCGGAGGTGGTGCAGATCTCCGCCGTTAAACTGCTCGGAATCGGATGCGCTAAAGTCGATTATAATAAAGGAAAGATGCACTGCAGGGATGAGATTGAGTACATGAAGTATGAAGACGTTCTTCACCTCGATCACCAGCCAACAG ATGCAGATGACTCCATCATTCTCAGGCCTGGAAACAGATACGAGCTCATGTTTGGGTTTGAACTTCCACAGACAGG GTGCCTTGTTTCCTCCTATGTGGGGAAGTTTGGCTCTGTCCGATACTACTTGAAGGCCGTCATAGAGAAATCAGGCCACCAGTATGCAGAATGCAAGCGATATTTCGAAGTGGAGGAACCCATTGATGTCAACACCCAAGAACTCATG GCCCCAGTTACAGGAGCAAAACTGAAGAAAGTCACCTGCATGTTTATTCCCGACGGCAGTGTTTCTGTGGCCGCTCGCATAGGCCGGAAGGGTTACTGTGAAGGAGAAGACATATGCATCGATGCTCAGTTCGAGAACTCCTGCTCTCGGATCGTCGTTCCTAAAGCCGCCATCTTTGCCAAGCACATTTATCGGGCAAACGGCCGCACCAAAGAGTTTCACGAGAAGCTCACTTCTGTCAGAGGAGACCATATCATCTCTGGCATGTGTGACGTGTGGCAGGGGAGAGTGCTTCGTGTGCCAAAACTGAAGCCAACTATCCTGGGCTGTGACATTATCCACGTTGACTATTGTCTGAGG ATCTACTTGCATATCCCAGGAAGTGAGAAACTCATCCTAGATCTTCCTCTGGTCATCGGGACGATCCCCTACAATGGCATGAACAGTCGCACTAGCAGCATGAGCAGCCAGGACGGCAGTGGCACCTCCAGCACCTGCGTGTCACTTCCGTCTTCTCCACCCAGCTACAGCGAGATCTCCCGGGAAAACCACATTGATAGTTCCTTCATTCCTCTCCTAGATGATTATGACGAGGATGACAGTCCTATATTCATGCACATTCACGCACTCCCCCCTCCCCCAGCATACACTGAGGTACACATGCACATATAA